The Reinekea forsetii genome contains the following window.
GAGCTGATCGCATTGGATCATCGCATGGCGAAGCTGACCGAACTGGGTGTCGAGGTTATGGCTGTTTCCGTGGATTCACATTTCACTCACAACGCTTGGCGCAATACGCCGATTAACGACGGCGGCATCGGCCCGGTTAAGTACACCATGGTTGGCGATATGAGCCATGACATCTGCAAGGCGTATGGCGTTGAGTCCATTGGTGGTGACAGCTACTACCCCGCCGGCGTCGCCTTCCGCGCGTCCTTTGTCATTGATAAGTCAGGTGTTGTGCGCGCACAGCATATGAACGATGAGCCGATTGGCCGTAACATTGATGAGTTGGTGCGGGTTGTTGAAGCGTTGCAATTCTTCGAAGAGAATGGTCACGTCTGTCCTGCCGGCTGGCAAAAGGGTGACGAGGGTATGATCAATACCCCTACTGGCGTAGCCGATTACTTGGCGGGTAACTCCGACAAGCTATAAATCTCGTAGCTTGTGCCAATCAGCCCGCCTAGGCGGGCTTTTTTGTGTCCTTTGATCCTGCCCTCAGCTCAGAATAATGCGCCCGGCGTCGATGGTAAAGGCCAATGCGGTCAGCTGGTCGCCCTGGCACGGTCCTGCCAAGCAATGGCCGGTATCGATGGCAAAGAGGGCACCATGGGTTGAACATTGAATAAGTGACCCGTCGGCATCAAGAAATTCGTTCTCTCGAAACTCGAGATTCACCCCCAGATGCGGGCATTCATTTTGATAGACATATATCTCATTGTCGTATTTTATCGCAAAAACGGGTCCACGATGGCTCAAAAAACCGCGCGAACTGCCCTCGTTTAGATCGCTTAGTGCACATAGGTCGGTCATGTTAGGTCTTTCCCCAATTTATTTATTAGTCTGGACAAGGGTCTGTGCCTGTTTGCGTAACAGCTCGTCTCGCTCGGTAAGGCGTTCCAGTTCCCAAATTTCTAAGCGCGAACCGTCACGCAGAGTGACATCACGGACGATCGATGCCTCGACTTGCGCGTTTACGTCCGGATGTTGCAGGATCGGTTCGGCCATCAACACCTGATCGATCGGTTGCAGTGCTTCAATTTGTGCCAGCCAAGCATCGGCATCGCCGGTTACCAGCGGCAAGGGGATGCCGTGCTTGTGGGTTTTGCTAATAAAGGCGGGTCCGG
Protein-coding sequences here:
- a CDS encoding peroxiredoxin, yielding MSVLLGRKAPEFIAPAVLGNGEIVGDFDFAATTKGKYALVFFYPLDFTFVCPSELIALDHRMAKLTELGVEVMAVSVDSHFTHNAWRNTPINDGGIGPVKYTMVGDMSHDICKAYGVESIGGDSYYPAGVAFRASFVIDKSGVVRAQHMNDEPIGRNIDELVRVVEALQFFEENGHVCPAGWQKGDEGMINTPTGVADYLAGNSDKL
- a CDS encoding Rieske (2Fe-2S) protein, which produces MTDLCALSDLNEGSSRGFLSHRGPVFAIKYDNEIYVYQNECPHLGVNLEFRENEFLDADGSLIQCSTHGALFAIDTGHCLAGPCQGDQLTALAFTIDAGRIILS